A window of Cryptomeria japonica chromosome 3, Sugi_1.0, whole genome shotgun sequence contains these coding sequences:
- the LOC131049126 gene encoding sm-like protein LSM8 isoform X2 codes for MSIAGLDSMMDQVISVITNDGRNIVGILRGFDQATNLILDESHERVYSTTAGVEQLVLGLYIIRGDNIVVGELDEELDSNLDLSKLRAHPLKPVVH; via the exons ATGTCAATAGCAGGATTGGATTCCATGATGGACC AGGTCATCTCCGTCATTACGAACGATGGACGTAATATAGTG GGTATTTTGAGGGGTTTTGATCAGGCCACAAATCTTATTCTCGATGAATCGCATGAACGGGTTTACTCCACCACG GCAGGGGTAGAGCAACTTGTCTTGGGTTTGTATATCATCCGAGGAGATAATAT CGTTGTTGGAGAGTTGGATGAAGAGCTTGATTCAAATCTCGACTTATCAAAACTCAGAGCACATCCTCTAAAGCCCGTTGTTCATTAA
- the LOC131049126 gene encoding sm-like protein LSM8 isoform X1, with protein MSIAGLDSMMDQVISVITNDGRNIVGILRGFDQATNLILDESHERVYSTTAGVEQLVLGLYIIRGDNISVVGELDEELDSNLDLSKLRAHPLKPVVH; from the exons ATGTCAATAGCAGGATTGGATTCCATGATGGACC AGGTCATCTCCGTCATTACGAACGATGGACGTAATATAGTG GGTATTTTGAGGGGTTTTGATCAGGCCACAAATCTTATTCTCGATGAATCGCATGAACGGGTTTACTCCACCACG GCAGGGGTAGAGCAACTTGTCTTGGGTTTGTATATCATCCGAGGAGATAATAT TAGCGTTGTTGGAGAGTTGGATGAAGAGCTTGATTCAAATCTCGACTTATCAAAACTCAGAGCACATCCTCTAAAGCCCGTTGTTCATTAA